A genome region from Gambusia affinis linkage group LG24, SWU_Gaff_1.0, whole genome shotgun sequence includes the following:
- the LOC122827106 gene encoding cyclin-dependent kinase 5 activator 2-like, which translates to MGTLLSLPPGCRSTAAALKEPPEVPEEEEEKKKRRSVLLQALRCRKRLAALGSRGKSAPEGPKVRARPQQEEQMCIRRLVVQASTGELLRCLSDFLRRRCVKLKEFPSNRIVVWLRNVERALLLQGWQHQGFLSPASLVFVYLLCRDAVDEDTASEQELHATFLTCLYLAYCYLGNEISYPMKPFLVESSRDVFWERALEVIGRRSADMLRLNAEPRFFTEVFQDLKRHDDGGGGGGSQKTTDQKMDDLDRSAQG; encoded by the exons ATGGGAACGCTGCTCTCTCTGCCTCCCGGCTGCCGATCCACCGCGGCGGCTTTGAAGGAGCCGCCGGAGGttcctgaggaggaggaggagaagaagaagaggcgCTCTGTACTGCTGCAGGCGCTGCGCTGCAGGAAGCGGCTGGCGGCGCTGGGCTCCAGGGGTAAGTCGGCCCCCGAGGGCCCCAAGGTCAGAGCGCGGCCCCAGCAGGAGGAGCAGATGTGCATCAGGAGGCTGGTGGTTCAG GCCTCCACAGGCGAGCTTCTTCGCTGTCTGTCCGACTTCCTGCGCCGGCGCTGCGTCAAGCTAAAGGAATTCCCGTCCAATCGGATCGTTGTCTGGCTCAGGAACGTGGAGCgagcgctgctgctgcagggctGGCAG catCAGGGCTTCCTCAGCCCGGCCAGCCTCGTCTTCGTCTACCTGCTCTGCAGAGACGCCGTGGACGAGGACACGGCCTCAGAGCAGGAGCTACACGCCACCTTCCTCACCTGTCTCTACCTGGCCTACTGTTACCTGGGCAACGAGATCTCCTACCCCATGAAGCCGTTCCTGGTGGAGTCGAGCCGCGACGTCTTCTGGGAGCGAGCGCTGGAGGTCATCGGGCGTCGGAGCGCCGACATGCTGCGCCTCAACGCCGAGCCGCGATTCTTCACCGAGGTTTTCCAGGACCTGAAGAGACACGAcgacggcggcggcggcggtggctCCCAGAAGACGACAGACCAGAAGATGGACGATTTAGACCGATCCGCCCAGGGCTGA